One genomic window of Arachis hypogaea cultivar Tifrunner chromosome 8, arahy.Tifrunner.gnm2.J5K5, whole genome shotgun sequence includes the following:
- the LOC112706238 gene encoding uncharacterized protein isoform X2, which produces MKTRSVSSAEKGKGKQTATATEIATEPVVALGDLIYIPLRGASKWWPAQVTDEKSVNENLRPKKKLLREVLVRVYGSYIYKYVDPVKSRADFENVLKKNNGDLHKILQDSLEKDLPSNKPKSKESPAKNKGGSSSSKRKSAPKDEKQDEAKSQKQNEEDPSNTRNQQPHSGSPKN; this is translated from the exons ATGAAAACCAGGAGTGTTTCGAGTGCCGAGAAGGGTAAGGGAAAGCAAACTGCAACTGCAACTGAAATTGCAACTGAACCAGTAGTGGCATTGGGGGATCTGATATATATTCCTCTTCGCGGTGCCTCCAAGTGGTGGCCGGCGCAG GTTACTGATGAGAAGAGTGTTAATGAAAACTTAAGGCCGAAAAAGAAATTGCTGAGGGAAGTCCTTGTTAGGGTGTATGGAAGCTATATCTA CAAATATGTGGATCCTGTTAAATCGCGTGCTGATTTTGAGAAT GTACTCAAGAAGAACAATGGTGATTTACACAAGATTCTTCAGGATTCTCTGGAAAAG GATCTTCCTAGCAACAAACCCAAATCAAAGGAGTCACCAGCCAAGAATAAAG GGGGATCAAGTTCAAGCAAGAGGAAATCGGCCCCGAAAGATGAGAAGCAGGATGAAGCTAAGTCCCAGAAACAAAACGAAGAAGATCCC TCAAATACCAGGAATCAACAACCCCATTCAGGAAGTCCCAAGAACTGA
- the LOC112706238 gene encoding uncharacterized protein isoform X1, translating to MKTRSVSSAEKGKGKQTATATEIATEPVVALGDLIYIPLRGASKWWPAQVTDEKSVNENLRPKKKLLREVLVRVYGSYIYKYVDPVKSRADFENVLKKNNGDLHKILQDSLEKDLPSNKPKSKESPAKNKGGSSSSKRKSAPKDEKQDEAKSQKQNEEDPESTTPFRKSQELSKRRIRVMESLGLIAPPGSPFVRNGHYS from the exons ATGAAAACCAGGAGTGTTTCGAGTGCCGAGAAGGGTAAGGGAAAGCAAACTGCAACTGCAACTGAAATTGCAACTGAACCAGTAGTGGCATTGGGGGATCTGATATATATTCCTCTTCGCGGTGCCTCCAAGTGGTGGCCGGCGCAG GTTACTGATGAGAAGAGTGTTAATGAAAACTTAAGGCCGAAAAAGAAATTGCTGAGGGAAGTCCTTGTTAGGGTGTATGGAAGCTATATCTA CAAATATGTGGATCCTGTTAAATCGCGTGCTGATTTTGAGAAT GTACTCAAGAAGAACAATGGTGATTTACACAAGATTCTTCAGGATTCTCTGGAAAAG GATCTTCCTAGCAACAAACCCAAATCAAAGGAGTCACCAGCCAAGAATAAAG GGGGATCAAGTTCAAGCAAGAGGAAATCGGCCCCGAAAGATGAGAAGCAGGATGAAGCTAAGTCCCAGAAACAAAACGAAGAAGATCCC GAATCAACAACCCCATTCAGGAAGTCCCAAGAACTGAGTAAAAGGAGGATAAGAGTGATGGAAAGCCTTGGTCTCATTGCTCCACCTGGTTCCCCATTTGTCAGGAATGGACATTATTCATAG